A single region of the Streptomyces sp. AM 4-1-1 genome encodes:
- a CDS encoding DUF4328 domain-containing protein, translated as MKDHTEPSAVRSVRGPARCAVTTLALAGAAWAARAVWQIRLAAAGQPSSGPPEQGGGRHRPLTALENTYHFVSSLGDAATVLCAIAFLMWLSRARDNARALSGERPRRAWPWVYAGWIVPVVNLWVPRGIVVDIHRASAPGERLPRVVNWWWGLWLAGSLSGVGLMYTESADGVIARAYTDLPFLLTADTAVVGAAVAGVLVVRTLTGTQRERLPGTVPHRADPVSPARRAV; from the coding sequence ATGAAGGATCACACAGAGCCGTCCGCCGTGCGCTCGGTCCGGGGACCGGCGCGCTGCGCCGTCACCACCCTCGCTCTCGCCGGCGCGGCCTGGGCGGCTCGGGCCGTATGGCAGATCCGGCTCGCCGCGGCGGGGCAGCCGTCGTCCGGGCCGCCGGAGCAGGGCGGCGGCCGGCACCGCCCGCTGACCGCGCTGGAGAACACCTACCATTTCGTGAGTTCCCTGGGGGACGCGGCCACGGTGCTCTGCGCGATCGCCTTCCTGATGTGGCTGTCGCGTGCCCGGGACAACGCCCGGGCACTCTCGGGAGAGCGCCCGCGCCGTGCCTGGCCATGGGTCTACGCGGGCTGGATCGTCCCTGTCGTCAATCTGTGGGTACCCCGTGGGATCGTCGTGGACATCCACCGCGCCAGTGCCCCCGGTGAACGGCTGCCCCGCGTCGTGAACTGGTGGTGGGGCCTGTGGCTGGCCGGCTCCCTGAGCGGGGTGGGTCTGATGTACACCGAGAGCGCCGACGGCGTCATCGCACGCGCGTACACGGACCTCCCGTTCCTGCTGACGGCCGACACGGCCGTCGTCGGCGCGGCCGTGGCCGGCGTCCTCGTCGTCCGTACTCTCACCGGGACCCAGCGCGAACGCCTGCCCGGGACCGTCCCGCACAGGGCCGACCCGGTGTCCCCGGCGCGGCGCGCGGTCTGA
- a CDS encoding DUF2071 domain-containing protein, translating to MQKPTAVALDPPVAIPAPLLTQQWLDLTFIHWAVEPDVVAGLLPRGTVPDTHDGLTYIGLVAFRMHRVGWLRLPAVPYLGSFPETNVRLYSVDGHGRRGVVFRSMDASRLIPVVMGRICFRLPYLWSRMSVRTAGDTVTYAGSRRWPGPRGAYSRISVRTGERVREPTELEHFLTARWGMHNRFFGRTGYLSNQHPRWPLYRAELITCEENLIVSAGLPAPSGAPVSVLHSPGVPVRLGRPARGPAAPAR from the coding sequence GTGCAGAAGCCGACCGCTGTCGCCCTCGACCCTCCTGTCGCGATACCCGCCCCGCTCCTCACCCAGCAGTGGCTGGACCTGACCTTCATCCACTGGGCGGTCGAGCCGGACGTCGTCGCGGGCCTGCTGCCGCGCGGGACCGTTCCCGACACCCACGACGGGCTCACGTACATCGGGCTCGTCGCCTTCCGGATGCACCGGGTCGGATGGCTCCGGCTGCCCGCAGTGCCCTACCTCGGCTCCTTTCCGGAGACCAACGTGCGCCTGTACTCCGTGGACGGGCACGGGCGGCGGGGTGTGGTCTTCCGTTCGATGGACGCCTCGCGGCTGATTCCGGTGGTGATGGGCCGGATCTGCTTCCGGCTGCCGTATCTGTGGTCCCGTATGAGCGTCCGCACCGCCGGCGACACCGTCACCTACGCCGGCTCCCGCCGGTGGCCGGGCCCCCGGGGCGCGTACAGCCGGATCAGCGTACGGACCGGGGAGCGCGTTCGGGAGCCCACTGAGCTTGAGCACTTCCTCACGGCGCGATGGGGCATGCACAACCGGTTCTTCGGCAGAACGGGGTACCTGTCGAACCAGCACCCGCGCTGGCCCCTGTACCGCGCCGAACTCATCACGTGCGAGGAGAACCTGATCGTGTCCGCCGGCCTTCCGGCGCCGAGCGGTGCTCCGGTCAGTGTTCTCCACTCCCCCGGTGTGCCGGTCCGCCTCGGCCGTCCCGCACGCGGGCCGGCCGCTCCTGCCCGCTGA
- a CDS encoding APC family permease, giving the protein MKEPRATTEASATSAPLKKTLTTSLLYFFILGDVLGAGVYVLVGQVAAESGGAVWVPLGVALCLALLTAASYAELVTKYPRAGGASHYATLAYGPFTGFLAGYCMLAAGVVSVAALTRGFGGDYLTEFVTLPVVVVSIVFLAALALLNARGISESTRANVVATVIEVGGLLLVIGLGAWVILRGDGELGRLTDLGTGGKGPAAAVLSGAVLAYYSFVGFETSVNVAEETRDPRRSYPRALFGALITAGVVYVLVGIAASAVVPTKTLVRSSGPLLEVVDAAGGVPTWIFSAVALVAVANGALLTGIMSSRLAYGMARDGLLPSFLARVLPGRRTPWAAIATTTALSLLLALTGDVAALAATLVLLLLVVFFIVNTAVLVLRRDRGTRDHFRVPAVLPVLGAASCVLLATRIEAEIWLRGLLVLAVGVALGVPAALRERRERSSGPEGTGGSGTG; this is encoded by the coding sequence GTGAAAGAACCACGTGCCACGACAGAGGCGTCAGCCACTTCGGCACCCCTCAAGAAGACCCTCACGACATCGCTCCTGTACTTCTTCATCCTCGGGGACGTACTGGGCGCGGGCGTCTACGTGCTGGTGGGCCAGGTCGCGGCGGAATCGGGCGGCGCCGTCTGGGTACCGCTGGGTGTGGCGCTCTGCCTCGCTCTGCTGACCGCCGCCTCGTACGCCGAACTCGTCACGAAATACCCCCGCGCGGGCGGGGCGTCCCACTACGCGACCCTCGCCTACGGGCCCTTCACCGGATTCCTGGCGGGCTACTGCATGCTGGCCGCCGGTGTCGTCTCGGTCGCCGCGCTGACCCGCGGTTTCGGCGGGGACTACCTGACCGAGTTCGTCACCCTTCCGGTCGTCGTCGTCTCGATCGTCTTCCTGGCCGCTCTCGCCCTGCTCAACGCCCGCGGCATCAGTGAGTCGACCCGGGCCAACGTGGTGGCCACGGTGATCGAGGTGGGCGGGCTCCTGCTCGTCATCGGGCTCGGCGCCTGGGTCATCCTCCGCGGCGACGGCGAACTCGGCCGGCTGACGGATCTGGGCACCGGCGGGAAAGGACCGGCCGCGGCGGTCCTGAGCGGGGCCGTGCTGGCGTACTACTCGTTCGTCGGCTTCGAGACGTCCGTCAACGTGGCCGAGGAGACCCGTGACCCCCGCCGCTCCTACCCACGGGCGCTCTTCGGGGCCCTGATCACCGCGGGTGTCGTCTACGTCCTGGTCGGCATCGCGGCCTCGGCCGTCGTACCGACCAAAACCCTGGTGCGGTCCAGCGGCCCGCTGCTGGAGGTGGTCGACGCGGCCGGCGGGGTACCCACGTGGATCTTCAGCGCCGTCGCGCTCGTCGCCGTCGCCAACGGGGCACTGCTCACCGGCATCATGTCCTCACGCCTCGCCTACGGCATGGCACGCGACGGGCTGCTGCCGTCCTTCCTGGCCCGGGTCCTTCCCGGCCGCCGCACGCCCTGGGCGGCGATCGCCACCACCACGGCGCTCTCCCTGCTGCTGGCCCTGACCGGTGACGTGGCCGCCCTGGCCGCCACGCTCGTCCTGCTGCTGCTCGTGGTGTTCTTCATCGTCAACACCGCCGTTCTCGTGCTGCGCCGGGACCGGGGAACACGCGATCACTTCCGGGTGCCCGCCGTGCTCCCCGTGCTCGGCGCGGCGTCCTGCGTCCTGCTCGCGACCCGGATCGAGGCGGAGATCTGGCTGCGGGGGCTGCTCGTGCTGGCGGTCGGTGTCGCGCTGGGCGTGCCGGCCGCGCTACGCGAACGCCGCGAGCGGAGCTCCGGTCCCGAGGGAACGGGCGGCTCCGGTACCGGCTGA
- a CDS encoding SpoIIE family protein phosphatase, translating to MLLVEDDDGDALLVEEMLTDTGLVTELRRARSLAEAEAALRSTHTPQCVLLDLHLPDAQGLDLVRAILRASPRAAVVVLTGLAEESTGLSAVSAGAQDYLLKGLIEPSALGRSIRYAVQRRQSERAASAIQASRLRAEENARLERGLLPSPLLRSDTIRVHARYEPGREQALLGGDFYDVVESSDGSVRALIGDVSGHGPDEAALGVCLRVAWRSFTLAGARGDTLMHLMEEILNAERAREEIFATVTSLTFSPRLDTVTSQRAGHPPALLISHTRGAELVETEGGPALGLLPAGLARWPETELALPPSGALVLFTDGLFEGRTGPGGQRLGEEGLLALARKHAGLLAGSLVDTLITETQELSAEYGGHKDDRAVVHLEWGR from the coding sequence ATGCTGCTCGTGGAGGACGACGACGGGGACGCGCTGCTGGTGGAGGAGATGCTGACGGACACCGGGCTGGTCACCGAGCTGCGGCGGGCCCGGTCGCTGGCGGAGGCGGAGGCCGCCCTGCGGAGCACACACACGCCCCAGTGCGTACTGCTCGACCTTCACCTGCCCGACGCGCAGGGCCTGGACCTCGTCCGGGCGATCCTGCGGGCATCGCCCCGTGCCGCCGTCGTCGTCCTGACAGGGCTGGCCGAAGAGAGCACCGGGCTGTCCGCGGTCAGTGCCGGAGCCCAGGACTACCTCCTCAAAGGGCTCATCGAACCTTCCGCCCTCGGAAGGTCGATCCGCTACGCGGTCCAGCGCCGCCAGAGCGAGCGGGCCGCGTCCGCCATCCAGGCGAGCCGGCTGCGCGCCGAGGAGAACGCCCGCCTGGAGCGAGGGCTGCTCCCTTCCCCGCTCCTGCGTTCCGACACCATCCGCGTCCACGCCCGGTACGAACCAGGCCGCGAGCAGGCACTGCTCGGAGGCGACTTCTACGACGTGGTGGAATCGTCGGACGGCAGCGTCCGCGCCCTGATCGGCGACGTCTCCGGCCACGGCCCCGACGAGGCCGCCCTCGGCGTCTGCCTCCGTGTCGCCTGGCGCTCCTTCACCCTCGCTGGAGCGCGGGGCGACACCCTGATGCATCTGATGGAGGAGATCCTCAACGCCGAGCGCGCCCGGGAGGAGATCTTCGCCACGGTCACCAGCCTGACCTTCTCGCCCCGGCTGGACACCGTGACGTCACAGCGCGCGGGGCACCCGCCCGCGCTCCTCATCTCCCACACACGCGGCGCGGAACTGGTGGAGACCGAGGGCGGGCCGGCCCTCGGTCTGCTGCCCGCCGGGCTGGCCCGCTGGCCCGAGACCGAACTCGCCCTGCCCCCGTCAGGAGCCCTGGTCCTGTTCACCGACGGCCTGTTCGAGGGGCGCACCGGTCCCGGGGGGCAGCGCCTGGGCGAAGAGGGACTTCTGGCGCTGGCCCGGAAGCACGCAGGGCTGCTCGCCGGAAGCCTCGTGGACACGCTCATCACCGAGACGCAGGAGCTGTCGGCCGAGTACGGCGGGCACAAGGACGACCGGGCCGTCGTGCACCTGGAATGGGGCAGGTGA